TTATTAAAAGCCACAATACGTACTACTTTTATTGTCTTCTTAATTAGTTAGAATTGATCATATATCACTTTCGATTCAGTGTAGTCTGTAGTTGATCACGCACGAATGCATGGTTGCGTACGTGTGGTTTTTTCTGGAGTGACTGGACTTGGGACTTGCCCTTCGGCCCTTGGCTCCTCACGAACAGACGGTACTCGTCGAAGGTCATCGGCGAGTACATCGCCGGCCTCTCCGCCGTCACCAACTCCTCCATCGGCGCTATCACCTCGTCGCTCTTGGGGTTGTAGAACAAAGCCAACGACAAGCGCTCTTTCTCTGCGTTCACCACCACCCGATGCTCCAAGCTCTTGTATACTGCATTCGTCAATATCTGTTGAATCGGTCAATTCaatgaaaacaaacaaaaaaaaaggaagaaatccTATAAACGATTTGTATTTAatgattctatatatatatacctaaTAAATTCATTTTGAAATTCCCCCTGTAAAAAAAAAGAGTTTATGCAGTTACAAATTATAAATCTACCTGAATCTGATCGCCGATGTTGACGGTGAATGCGCCGGGCAGCGGCTGCACCATCACCCACCGATCGTCCTTCCTAATTTGAAGCCCCTTGACGGCGTCGTCGGCGAGGAGAACGGTGATCCCTCCGGGGTCGGAGTGTGCCGACAGGCCGAGCGCCAGCTCCGGCTGCGGGCACTTAGGGTAGTAGTTGGCCCTCAGGGTTGCGCCGACATCGTCACCGCCGAAGGCCGCCGGCAGCCGGTTCACGTCCAAGCCCAGGCTCAGCGACAGGAGCTTCATTAGCCTCTGGCAGAGCTTCACCAACTCGTCCCCGTACTCTTGCACAGTTGTCCTAAACGTTATAGATTAATTTCTCGATAATTTAAATCAAGAAAACGACTATAATTAATATTTGTTCTGTTCATGAATTACTTTGATTGCTCGTAATGAGTTGGCAGGCCCGGCCACTTCTCCTGATTCTTGAACTTCTCCGGCAACAAGTGCAAAAAGAAGTAGTCGCCCCAATCCAATATGGCTCCCTTGTCGACTCCGAGGCGGCTGCCGTAGCCCTCGTACGTCGCCGGAGAGTTAGAATAGGCCTGCTTTGCCTCCATCGGCAGGCGGAAGAACTCCCGCCACACCTCGACGGCCCTCTCCACTAGGCTTGGGTCCACGCCGTGGTTGACCACCTGGAAGAACCCCCACGCGCGGCACGCCTCCGCCACCGCGGCTACGGCCTCGCCGCCGGTTTCCAGGTCGACCACTGGGATACTGGCGTCGGCGGCGTCGACGCCGGTCGAGAGCGAGGGCAGCTCGGCTTGCGGCCTGATGTAACCGGCGGGGATGGCGGTGAGGCCGCTCTCCGACAGGGCCTGGACGCGGACGATGGCCTCGGGCCATTCCACCAATTGGACGCTTCCCATTAGTTCGAGTTAACTCGGGCTCGAACTAAAATGGACTTGCTGCTTCTGTTCTCAGCTCGGTGCTAACGTGCCTATTTATAGAAAAGAATCAAAGATGAAGCGGCAGAGAACAGAGCGTGATCCACtgatattttagttttgttttaaaaaaagcccttgtaattttaatattttatttttttacttcatatataattttaaatgagATTAAAATCCTCAAATAATTCACGATTACCATTCTGCACCGTcacatttataattattattgatttatttagtagtagtaataataataatagtgaaAACATAAGGAGGTTTGATTGGTAAAATAGAAAATACACGGATTTTATTTGCAATAAACTCAATAGATTTCTTGAACGTGTTAAATATGTCAAATTCTATTTAGAATTTTGGAATTATATTTCGTAGATAAATTACAATCCAAATTGGATGTTAATTCGTAGatacacttaaaatattatagctATGATTGGATTAACGAGTGGTCAGTCATCTATACATTAAATCAATTGAGTCGCTGTCTTGGATTTAATTTTTCATGGGTATAaaatatttcattaaatatttaatcttTTTCGTAAAAGAATCACTAAATTAGAGTAAATATtcttataatttatctttttttttaagcgTATGAGATCAGAAGCAAGCACGGTTAAAATAAcaatttcatcttttgttttatattttgatttgatttgatttaatttgattgagataaataatttataatcttattattttactattttattaaaaatttcctccctttactaattaattttggtgaagcctaaaatgaatttacgttattgccttttttctattcactttaaaaataattctaaggtttattagtaatttcacaagcgaaacaatcattgatctagagtttgagactcagctgcggcgtattattatgaatctttctcatcattaattttctctgattgttttatataaaaaaatatagcaaCACTAGGATCaaagaagtttctataaatattttaggtcaacaatgttaaaaaatatatttttcttagtttttttactaagataagtataatattaaattaaattaattttttgtaTAGGGAAGCTCGTTACAGTAGTTTGTTGTTGGGATTCTCTAGTGTCACCCTTGCATTATTGCACTATTGCATGGGTCtgacgaatcttacccaaataattaatttttagttctGAACATAAGGGTGATACTCGAAAATCCAaataattcggattttcaaagacccaaataatttagattttcaaaagacAATTACTTTATCCTAATaactctactttagtattttaatattataatgctttaattaatataatttcattataaagaaTCAATGTGGTTTCAATATATGTTTGTACTT
This genomic stretch from Zingiber officinale cultivar Zhangliang chromosome 7A, Zo_v1.1, whole genome shotgun sequence harbors:
- the LOC121999924 gene encoding jasmonate-induced oxygenase 2-like isoform X2, with translation MGSVQLVEWPEAIVRVQALSESGLTAIPAGYIRPQAELPSLSTGVDAADASIPVVDLETGGEAVAAVAEACRAWGFFQVVNHGVDPSLVERAVEVWREFFRLPMEAKQAYSNSPATYEGYGSRLGVDKGAILDWGDYFFLHLLPEKFKNQEKWPGLPTHYEQSKTTVQEYGDELVKLCQRLMKLLSLSLGLDVNRLPAAFGGDDVGATLRANYYPKCPQPELALGLSAHSDPGGITVLLADDAVKGLQIRKDDRWVMVQPLPGAFTVNIGDQIQYTRAWSIGWW
- the LOC121999924 gene encoding jasmonate-induced oxygenase 2-like isoform X1; the protein is MGSVQLVEWPEAIVRVQALSESGLTAIPAGYIRPQAELPSLSTGVDAADASIPVVDLETGGEAVAAVAEACRAWGFFQVVNHGVDPSLVERAVEVWREFFRLPMEAKQAYSNSPATYEGYGSRLGVDKGAILDWGDYFFLHLLPEKFKNQEKWPGLPTHYEQSKTTVQEYGDELVKLCQRLMKLLSLSLGLDVNRLPAAFGGDDVGATLRANYYPKCPQPELALGLSAHSDPGGITVLLADDAVKGLQIRKDDRWVMVQPLPGAFTVNIGDQIQILTNAVYKSLEHRVVVNAEKERLSLALFYNPKSDEVIAPMEELVTAERPAMYSPMTFDEYRLFVRSQGPKGKSQVQSLQKKPHVRNHAFVRDQLQTTLNRK